A single window of Pseudarthrobacter psychrotolerans DNA harbors:
- a CDS encoding glutamate synthase subunit beta gives MADPRGFLKVRQRETQPRRPVPVRIMDWKEVYEAQEKGVLKAQAGRCMDCGVPFCHQGCPLGNLIPEWNDLAWRDKGEEAIERLHATNNFPEWTGRLCPAPCEASCVLGINQPAVTIKQVEVSIIDEAFENGWVNPLPPTRLTGKTVAVVGSGPAGLAVAQQLTRVGHTVAVYERDDKIGGLLRYGIPDFKMEKEQVDRRVEQMKAEGTRFRTGVAVGTDVTWEQLRRRYDAVVVATGATVPRDLPIPGRDFDGVHFAMDYLVPANRVVAGETVENQIHAKGKHVVILGGGDTGADCLGTAHRHGAASVTTLAIGKQPPAERAGHQPWPTFPTLFEMASAHEEGGERTYLASTVEFVGENGKLTGVKVAETEFVDGKRLPKAGTERIIPADLVFLSLGFTGAEPAGITEQVSAEFDGRGNVSRDGYYMTNTEGIFVAGDAGRGQSLIVWAIAEGRACAAAVDKFLMGTTILPAPVAPTDRAITVL, from the coding sequence GTGGCTGATCCACGCGGATTTCTTAAAGTACGCCAGCGTGAAACCCAGCCGCGCCGCCCCGTTCCCGTCCGCATCATGGACTGGAAGGAAGTCTACGAGGCCCAGGAAAAGGGTGTCCTGAAGGCCCAGGCCGGCCGCTGCATGGATTGCGGCGTGCCGTTCTGCCACCAGGGCTGCCCGCTGGGCAACCTCATTCCGGAGTGGAACGACCTCGCCTGGCGGGACAAGGGTGAGGAAGCGATTGAGCGGCTGCACGCCACCAACAACTTCCCGGAGTGGACCGGCCGGCTTTGCCCGGCGCCCTGTGAGGCGTCCTGCGTGCTGGGGATCAACCAGCCCGCGGTCACCATCAAGCAGGTTGAAGTCTCCATCATCGACGAAGCGTTCGAAAACGGCTGGGTCAACCCGCTGCCCCCGACGCGCCTGACCGGAAAGACCGTTGCCGTCGTCGGCTCCGGCCCTGCCGGCCTGGCCGTGGCGCAGCAGCTGACCCGGGTCGGCCACACCGTTGCGGTGTACGAGCGTGACGACAAGATCGGCGGCCTCCTCCGGTACGGCATCCCCGACTTCAAGATGGAGAAGGAGCAGGTGGACCGCCGGGTCGAGCAGATGAAGGCGGAAGGCACCCGCTTCCGCACCGGCGTCGCTGTGGGCACGGACGTGACGTGGGAGCAACTGCGACGCCGCTACGACGCCGTGGTGGTTGCCACCGGCGCCACCGTCCCGCGGGATCTGCCCATCCCGGGCCGCGATTTTGACGGCGTGCACTTCGCCATGGACTACCTGGTGCCGGCCAACCGCGTTGTCGCCGGGGAGACGGTGGAGAACCAGATCCATGCCAAGGGCAAGCACGTGGTGATCCTGGGCGGCGGCGATACCGGTGCTGACTGCCTCGGCACCGCACACCGCCATGGAGCCGCTTCCGTGACCACCCTGGCCATCGGCAAGCAGCCGCCGGCCGAACGTGCCGGGCACCAGCCCTGGCCCACGTTCCCCACCCTGTTCGAAATGGCCAGCGCCCACGAGGAGGGCGGCGAACGCACGTACCTCGCCTCCACCGTGGAGTTTGTCGGCGAGAACGGGAAGCTCACAGGCGTCAAGGTCGCTGAAACGGAATTTGTGGACGGCAAGCGGCTCCCCAAAGCCGGCACCGAACGGATCATCCCGGCGGACCTGGTCTTCCTGTCGCTGGGCTTCACCGGAGCCGAGCCTGCGGGCATCACCGAGCAGGTCAGCGCCGAATTCGACGGGCGCGGCAACGTGTCCCGCGACGGGTATTACATGACCAACACGGAGGGCATTTTCGTGGCCGGTGACGCCGGACGCGGGCAGTCGCTTATTGTGTGGGCCATCGCTGAAGGCCGGGCCTGTGCCGCCGCCGTGGACAAGTTCCTTATGGGCACCACCATCCTGCCGGCGCCGGTGGCTCCGACGGACCGGGCCATCACGGTTCTCTGA
- the pyk gene encoding pyruvate kinase, giving the protein MRRAKIVATFGPAIASFENTLAVLEAGVDVARMNMSHGDYAVHDNTYENVRKAAAQLSKPVAIMADLQGPKIRLGRFVDGPHALAEGDVFTITTEDVPGTKEICSTTLKSLTADVNVGDALLIDDGKVALRAIEVDDVKVVTVVTVGGMVSNNKGINLPGVAVNVPALSEKDEDDLRWAMRRGVDLVALSFVRDASDIVRVHEIMDEEGRRVPVIAKIEKPQAVEQLHEIIDAFDAIMVARGDLGVELPLEEVPIVQKRAIELARRWAKPVIVATQVLESMIDNPRPTRAEASDCANAVLDGADAVMLSGETSVGKYPIETVKVMARIIESTEVHGLERVPPLGTKPKTRGGAITRAAVEIADQLEAKYICTFTQSGDSARRLSRLRPIRPVFAFTPVEHVWNQLALTWGIQPVLVPMVGHTDEMTAQVDRSLLEMKLVEDGDLVIIAAGSPPGKAGSTNSLKAHRVGDFADAGSLGDASQGAPREKLGPWPTA; this is encoded by the coding sequence ATGAGACGCGCTAAGATTGTGGCCACTTTTGGCCCGGCAATTGCCAGCTTTGAGAACACGCTCGCGGTGTTGGAAGCCGGTGTGGATGTTGCCCGGATGAACATGAGTCACGGTGATTACGCCGTGCACGACAACACGTACGAGAACGTCCGTAAGGCAGCAGCCCAGCTGAGCAAGCCTGTGGCAATCATGGCTGACCTTCAGGGCCCCAAGATCCGTCTTGGGCGCTTTGTGGACGGCCCCCACGCGCTGGCGGAGGGTGACGTCTTCACGATCACCACCGAAGACGTTCCGGGCACCAAGGAGATCTGCTCCACTACGCTGAAGAGCCTCACCGCGGACGTCAACGTGGGGGATGCCCTCCTGATCGACGACGGCAAGGTGGCCCTGCGGGCGATCGAGGTCGACGACGTCAAAGTGGTCACCGTGGTAACCGTGGGCGGAATGGTGTCCAACAACAAGGGCATCAACCTTCCCGGCGTTGCGGTCAACGTCCCGGCGCTGAGCGAAAAGGACGAGGACGATCTCCGCTGGGCCATGCGCCGCGGTGTTGACCTGGTTGCCCTGTCATTCGTCCGTGACGCTTCGGACATTGTCCGCGTGCACGAGATCATGGACGAAGAAGGCCGCCGTGTGCCGGTCATCGCCAAGATCGAAAAGCCGCAGGCAGTGGAGCAGCTGCACGAAATCATCGACGCCTTCGACGCCATCATGGTGGCCCGTGGCGACCTCGGTGTGGAACTTCCGCTGGAGGAAGTGCCGATCGTGCAGAAGCGGGCCATTGAACTGGCTCGCCGCTGGGCGAAGCCGGTCATCGTTGCCACGCAGGTCCTTGAATCCATGATCGACAACCCGCGCCCCACCCGTGCAGAGGCATCCGACTGCGCCAACGCCGTGCTCGACGGTGCAGACGCCGTTATGCTGTCCGGCGAGACCAGCGTTGGGAAGTACCCGATCGAGACCGTCAAGGTCATGGCCCGGATCATCGAATCCACCGAGGTCCACGGCCTGGAACGCGTTCCGCCGCTGGGCACCAAGCCCAAGACCCGTGGTGGCGCCATCACCCGCGCCGCCGTCGAAATCGCCGACCAGCTGGAAGCAAAGTACATCTGTACTTTCACCCAGTCCGGTGATTCCGCACGCCGCCTGTCACGCCTGCGTCCCATCCGGCCGGTGTTCGCTTTCACTCCGGTGGAGCACGTGTGGAACCAGCTGGCACTGACCTGGGGCATCCAGCCGGTGCTGGTCCCCATGGTGGGCCACACCGACGAGATGACCGCACAGGTTGACCGCAGCCTGCTCGAAATGAAACTTGTCGAAGACGGTGACCTGGTGATCATTGCCGCCGGGTCCCCTCCCGGAAAGGCCGGTTCCACCAACTCGCTGAAGGCGCACAGGGTGGGCGACTTTGCCGACGCCGGCAGCCTGGGCGACGCCAGCCAAGGTGCTCCAAGGGAGAAGCTCGGCCCCTGGCCGACGGCATAG
- a CDS encoding response regulator yields MTEPTESKPTSQPARRVIVAEDETLIRLDIIEILRGEGYDVVGEADNGEKAVQLAQELKPDLVLMDVKMPIMDGITAAEKIVKARIAPVVLLTAFSQKELVERARDAGAMAYVVKPFTPADLIPALEIALSRHEEIKALESEVSDLQEQFATRKLVERAKSLLTTKMGLTEPEAFRWIQKTSMDRRLSMREVAETIINQVN; encoded by the coding sequence GTGACTGAACCGACGGAGTCAAAACCCACTTCCCAGCCGGCGCGCCGCGTCATTGTGGCCGAGGATGAAACCCTCATCCGGCTCGACATTATCGAGATCCTGCGCGGCGAAGGCTATGACGTGGTGGGCGAAGCAGACAACGGCGAGAAGGCCGTGCAGCTCGCCCAGGAACTCAAGCCTGACCTCGTCCTGATGGACGTCAAGATGCCCATCATGGATGGCATCACCGCAGCCGAGAAGATCGTTAAGGCCCGCATCGCCCCTGTGGTCCTTTTGACGGCTTTCAGCCAGAAGGAACTCGTGGAGCGCGCCCGCGACGCCGGCGCCATGGCCTACGTGGTCAAGCCCTTCACCCCGGCCGACCTCATCCCGGCCCTGGAGATTGCCCTCTCCCGCCACGAGGAAATCAAGGCCCTCGAAAGCGAAGTGTCGGATCTGCAGGAGCAGTTCGCCACCCGCAAGCTCGTGGAGCGCGCGAAGAGCCTGTTGACCACCAAGATGGGCCTGACGGAGCCGGAAGCTTTCCGCTGGATCCAGAAGACCTCCATGGACCGCCGCCTCAGCATGCGCGAGGTTGCTGAGACCATCATCAACCAGGTCAACTAA
- a CDS encoding DUF4238 domain-containing protein, which produces MTSPPPDGRWHLQKVTRNPWGEIPLTGGGEFLNQHAKRYYERLLGFAEATDTDARRHHYVPKTHLKRWSSDGKRVWTLNTDTGALKQLGVNDICVAENFYRVIGPDGEAHNRVELMFGAVDEEVRRIQDILLALGKRSDISFEDFMAAGVTAALQRMRTSQSRRLMEQQDLWWREQQADGFSSPLAHEDPLRLNNIHTESLFHAMWEAADVMTTRQLEIWDDLKGRFLTSDAPVQTSFVGDVRPGLNAAKTIWWPISPHRAVAWTNELAGEKVVFKRATTPVADKVRAIMLQGRDRFIIATQEQLRTLPAGKPIPRRAQIRLRCSQHQPSGEYVEPPGCVVETREWYGSAPSVLLCNNGLHRHVPELASHR; this is translated from the coding sequence ATGACTTCCCCGCCCCCAGACGGCCGCTGGCATCTTCAGAAAGTCACCCGCAACCCGTGGGGTGAAATCCCGCTCACAGGCGGTGGCGAGTTTCTCAACCAACACGCGAAACGATACTACGAGCGTCTCCTTGGTTTCGCTGAAGCAACGGACACCGATGCCCGGCGCCACCACTATGTCCCGAAGACGCACTTGAAGCGCTGGTCCAGCGATGGGAAGCGGGTCTGGACCCTGAACACCGACACCGGCGCTCTGAAGCAGCTGGGTGTAAACGACATCTGCGTTGCCGAGAATTTCTACAGGGTCATCGGACCCGACGGCGAAGCTCACAACCGGGTGGAGCTGATGTTCGGCGCCGTTGATGAAGAGGTACGGCGCATTCAGGACATTCTGCTCGCACTCGGAAAGCGCAGCGACATCAGCTTCGAAGACTTCATGGCAGCAGGGGTGACGGCGGCTCTCCAACGAATGCGGACCTCGCAAAGCCGCCGGCTTATGGAGCAACAAGACCTCTGGTGGCGCGAGCAGCAGGCCGATGGGTTCAGCAGCCCTCTCGCCCATGAAGACCCGCTGCGCCTGAACAACATACACACGGAATCCTTGTTTCACGCGATGTGGGAGGCCGCAGATGTCATGACAACCCGCCAGCTTGAAATATGGGATGACCTGAAGGGGCGCTTCCTCACCTCGGATGCCCCGGTCCAGACTTCCTTCGTTGGCGACGTGCGTCCCGGCCTGAACGCCGCCAAAACCATCTGGTGGCCGATCAGCCCACATCGGGCCGTGGCATGGACCAATGAGCTCGCCGGCGAAAAGGTCGTCTTCAAGAGGGCTACAACGCCGGTCGCCGACAAAGTTCGGGCAATCATGCTCCAAGGCCGGGACCGTTTCATCATCGCCACCCAGGAACAGCTGCGTACACTCCCAGCTGGAAAGCCCATACCGCGGCGGGCCCAGATTCGCCTGCGGTGTTCCCAGCACCAGCCCTCTGGCGAATATGTCGAACCTCCCGGGTGCGTGGTGGAAACCCGGGAGTGGTACGGCAGCGCCCCCAGCGTCCTGCTGTGTAACAACGGACTTCACCGCCACGTTCCCGAACTGGCCTCACACCGCTGA
- the istB gene encoding IS21-like element helper ATPase IstB, which translates to MSPVPDTAPALAPELEALMRQLKMPHARALAPELIATARAQRWEPAEVIKALFTEETAGRARSMLATRRKAAGFPTGKTFDTWDPAASSIPAPTQQALRTLEWIGRKENVVICGPSGTGKTFFLEALGQQAVEAGMRVAWFRLEDLGALMRAHRSDDSVTKVVARILRADLVVVDDIGLLPVGTDAAEGLYRLVDAAYEKRSIAVSSNLHPAGFDELMPKTLATATVDRLLHHAHLCQTSGDSIRLSQALAGKGVTPMN; encoded by the coding sequence ATGAGCCCCGTCCCGGACACCGCACCCGCGCTGGCGCCGGAGCTGGAGGCGCTGATGCGGCAGCTGAAGATGCCCCATGCGAGGGCTCTGGCCCCGGAACTGATCGCGACCGCCCGCGCCCAGCGCTGGGAACCGGCCGAGGTCATCAAAGCCCTCTTCACCGAGGAAACCGCCGGACGGGCCCGGTCCATGCTCGCCACCCGGCGCAAAGCCGCGGGCTTCCCGACCGGGAAAACCTTCGACACCTGGGACCCCGCCGCCTCCTCGATCCCCGCCCCGACACAGCAGGCACTGCGGACGCTGGAATGGATCGGACGCAAGGAGAACGTCGTGATCTGCGGCCCCTCCGGCACAGGCAAGACATTCTTCCTCGAGGCCCTCGGGCAGCAGGCCGTCGAGGCCGGGATGCGGGTCGCATGGTTCCGCCTCGAGGACCTCGGTGCCCTTATGCGCGCCCACCGCTCCGATGACAGCGTCACCAAAGTCGTCGCCCGGATCCTGCGCGCAGATTTAGTGGTGGTCGATGACATAGGACTTTTGCCGGTGGGCACCGACGCGGCCGAGGGCCTCTACCGCCTCGTCGACGCCGCCTACGAGAAGCGCTCCATCGCGGTGTCCTCAAACTTGCATCCCGCCGGCTTTGACGAGCTCATGCCCAAAACCCTCGCCACGGCAACCGTGGACCGGCTGCTGCACCACGCCCACCTCTGCCAGACCTCAGGGGATTCAATCCGCCTCAGCCAGGCCCTGGCCGGAAAAGGAGTCACACCAATGAACTAA
- the istA gene encoding IS21 family transposase, protein MKFDGEIMEILAAYDLTGSLRAAAELTGCSHHTVARHVAARDAGQPIAEPVYRGRVTDAFLPKIEEWIEASKGKIRADKAHEKLQALGYRGSERSTRRAVAQVRAAWRLGHVRVHRPWVTEPGQWIQYDFGDGPLIEGKKTVLFVAWLAWSRFRVVIALRDRTAPSVFAALDRTFRVMGGAPTYVLTDNEKTVTVSHVAGVPVRNQQTVDFARHYGVTVLTCQPADPASKGGVEASVKIAKADIVPKDTNLRADYASFAEIEAACQAFMDEVNNREHRATRRKPAAMLAEEAPRLHRIPDTAHTVAFGLSRSVPENTPMVTFENGQYSVPAYLLGAKVFVRSHGAGGDEQVIVVHHGSKGPVEVARHPRARPGSPAINDAHFPDHRPRIPGDYTAKARTAAEVEFLAIGDGARTWLLEAAAAGTARMNVKMAEAVALAKIAGQADVDHALGTAAIHGRFANKDLASILNAALTRTTTHAAGETRSLTQGTAGWAAIGRPPATGGAAGVLEESA, encoded by the coding sequence ATGAAGTTTGACGGAGAAATCATGGAAATACTTGCTGCGTATGACCTGACCGGATCGTTGCGTGCGGCCGCGGAGCTCACCGGCTGCTCGCACCACACGGTCGCCCGGCACGTCGCTGCCCGGGACGCGGGCCAACCGATCGCCGAGCCGGTCTACCGGGGCCGGGTCACCGATGCGTTCCTGCCCAAGATCGAAGAGTGGATCGAGGCCTCCAAGGGCAAGATCCGCGCCGACAAGGCCCACGAGAAACTCCAGGCCCTCGGCTACAGGGGTTCGGAACGCTCGACCCGCCGGGCAGTCGCGCAGGTCCGCGCGGCCTGGCGGCTGGGCCATGTCCGGGTGCACCGCCCCTGGGTGACCGAGCCTGGGCAGTGGATCCAATACGATTTCGGCGACGGTCCCCTGATCGAGGGGAAGAAGACCGTGCTGTTCGTGGCGTGGCTGGCCTGGTCGAGGTTCCGGGTCGTGATCGCCCTGCGGGATCGGACGGCGCCGAGTGTGTTCGCGGCGCTGGACCGCACGTTCCGTGTCATGGGCGGCGCCCCGACCTACGTCCTGACGGATAACGAGAAGACGGTCACCGTTTCCCATGTCGCCGGGGTCCCGGTCCGTAACCAGCAGACGGTCGACTTCGCCCGCCATTACGGTGTCACGGTGCTGACCTGCCAGCCGGCGGATCCCGCGTCCAAGGGCGGGGTGGAGGCCTCGGTGAAGATCGCCAAAGCCGACATCGTGCCCAAGGACACCAACCTGCGCGCCGATTATGCTTCCTTCGCCGAGATCGAAGCGGCCTGCCAGGCGTTCATGGACGAGGTCAACAACCGTGAGCACCGTGCGACCCGACGCAAACCCGCCGCGATGCTGGCCGAGGAAGCGCCACGGTTGCACCGCATCCCGGACACCGCGCACACGGTCGCGTTCGGCCTCTCCCGCAGCGTCCCGGAGAACACACCGATGGTCACGTTCGAGAACGGCCAATACTCCGTCCCGGCCTATCTGCTCGGCGCGAAGGTGTTCGTCCGATCCCACGGCGCCGGAGGCGACGAGCAGGTCATCGTGGTCCACCACGGCAGCAAGGGCCCGGTGGAAGTCGCCCGGCACCCGCGCGCCCGGCCCGGCAGCCCGGCGATCAACGACGCGCACTTCCCGGACCACCGGCCCAGGATCCCGGGCGATTACACGGCGAAAGCCAGGACGGCCGCGGAGGTCGAGTTCCTCGCGATCGGGGACGGCGCCCGGACCTGGCTGCTCGAAGCCGCCGCGGCGGGCACGGCCCGGATGAACGTGAAGATGGCCGAAGCGGTCGCCCTGGCCAAGATCGCAGGCCAGGCAGACGTCGACCACGCACTGGGAACCGCGGCCATCCATGGCCGCTTCGCGAACAAGGACCTCGCCTCGATCCTCAACGCCGCCCTGACCCGCACCACCACCCATGCCGCCGGGGAAACCCGGTCCCTCACCCAAGGCACGGCCGGGTGGGCCGCTATCGGCCGCCCACCCGCAACCGGCGGCGCCGCCGGCGTTCTGGAGGAGAGCGCATGA
- a CDS encoding AAA family ATPase translates to MSFDKVTTLIGPNGAGKSSVLRALDWFFNGDKSAVLTGDDVFSGAKEQKIVVRVDFNELTQSDRELLGEKYAPAKVDEFSVWRIWEDGKDKITGRALAFGPFEDVRAASGAGPKKAAYEKVAAEHNQLTFPKWTSVGAADAMLDTWEREHPELLSSAQVSDTNFFGFAGQGRLSGLFDFVLITADLRASEEAQDTKTSVIGRIIEKTVDRSAADDELSSLNEELTSRHAEISGRHFASQLRRLSADLTAEVESFAPGRSIDVGSVQAEFKPQATRFNVKVDDHGTKTNIERQGHGFQRSLLIAALKLLAHRGAANRDASVIYMAIEEPELFQHPTQAKAFATVLRSLAEDKASGIQVGYATHSPYFIEPTYFDQVRRVQRSADASAGPQVIVYEASMDAVVKELDTFLEESAVRSRLDNACLHELRDAMFASAVLLVEGTTDRAIIEGVAEADAPLSSLGVEVAVATSKGQILLPAAILRRLGVPHFILFDADKDSGRRVRAKGKPEAVAIAQEQKDSRDNRTMLRFLGEPETDWPSGFCGTAAWAMEDMLETFVAAKWPQFEIERQALVDAGRGADGKNAATYRIASRSAGSRPSDLTTIISHVSSMAV, encoded by the coding sequence GTGAGTTTTGACAAAGTAACGACTCTTATTGGGCCAAATGGGGCCGGCAAGTCATCCGTCCTGCGGGCTTTGGATTGGTTCTTCAATGGTGATAAGAGTGCCGTGTTGACTGGAGATGATGTCTTCTCTGGGGCGAAAGAACAGAAGATTGTCGTTCGAGTTGATTTCAATGAGCTGACGCAAAGCGACCGCGAACTGCTTGGTGAGAAGTATGCGCCAGCTAAAGTTGACGAGTTCTCTGTGTGGCGTATATGGGAAGACGGCAAGGACAAGATAACCGGGAGAGCGCTGGCTTTTGGCCCGTTTGAGGACGTCAGGGCAGCATCTGGTGCCGGACCCAAAAAGGCTGCATACGAAAAGGTTGCAGCGGAGCATAATCAACTCACTTTTCCTAAGTGGACCAGCGTAGGTGCGGCCGACGCAATGCTGGATACGTGGGAGAGGGAGCATCCTGAACTACTCAGCTCAGCTCAGGTTTCTGACACCAACTTCTTTGGCTTTGCTGGCCAGGGACGTCTATCGGGGCTTTTTGACTTCGTGCTCATAACGGCAGACCTTCGAGCCTCTGAGGAGGCTCAAGACACAAAGACGAGTGTCATCGGACGCATCATTGAGAAAACAGTTGATCGCTCCGCAGCTGACGATGAGCTCAGTAGCCTCAATGAGGAGCTAACGTCTCGTCATGCGGAGATCTCAGGGCGCCACTTCGCGAGCCAGCTCCGGAGATTGTCCGCAGATCTCACTGCAGAAGTAGAGTCATTTGCTCCGGGACGATCCATTGATGTCGGATCTGTCCAGGCGGAGTTCAAGCCTCAAGCTACTCGATTCAACGTAAAGGTGGACGATCACGGTACCAAGACCAACATCGAGCGCCAAGGCCACGGGTTTCAACGATCGTTGTTGATCGCTGCCCTGAAGCTCTTGGCACATCGCGGGGCTGCGAATAGGGATGCAAGCGTCATCTACATGGCGATCGAAGAACCTGAGCTATTCCAGCATCCGACACAGGCGAAGGCATTCGCGACCGTTTTGCGAAGCCTTGCCGAAGACAAGGCCTCGGGAATTCAGGTGGGTTATGCGACGCACAGTCCCTACTTCATCGAACCTACTTACTTCGACCAAGTTCGACGAGTCCAGCGTTCTGCAGATGCTTCGGCGGGTCCTCAAGTCATTGTCTATGAAGCATCGATGGACGCAGTCGTGAAGGAGTTGGATACGTTTCTCGAAGAGAGTGCCGTAAGAAGCAGGCTTGACAACGCCTGCCTGCATGAATTAAGGGATGCGATGTTCGCCTCGGCCGTTCTTTTGGTAGAGGGGACGACCGATCGCGCCATTATCGAAGGTGTCGCTGAAGCCGATGCGCCGCTATCGAGCCTTGGTGTTGAAGTAGCTGTCGCTACCTCCAAAGGACAGATCCTGCTGCCAGCGGCGATCCTGCGTCGGCTTGGCGTACCCCACTTCATTTTGTTTGATGCGGACAAAGATTCTGGACGCAGAGTCCGCGCTAAGGGTAAGCCTGAAGCAGTGGCCATAGCTCAAGAGCAAAAGGACTCCAGGGATAATCGGACAATGCTCCGCTTCCTCGGCGAACCGGAGACAGACTGGCCGAGTGGGTTTTGCGGTACTGCTGCCTGGGCAATGGAAGATATGCTTGAGACCTTCGTCGCTGCCAAATGGCCTCAGTTCGAGATTGAGCGACAGGCTCTCGTTGACGCAGGACGAGGAGCCGATGGCAAGAATGCTGCTACATATCGAATCGCCTCGAGGAGTGCCGGTTCCCGTCCTTCTGATCTCACTACAATCATTTCTCATGTTTCAAGCATGGCTGTCTAG
- a CDS encoding TDT family transporter, translating to MMTDTGTDVALTPTSQGRALYPATPSGMPALSRFGIPLGLAGLGGGWSAARSSLGSPMWPEEILYGAASSLWLVLTAVYVFRGLRRRGAFRADLRHELAGPFASFIPLVGILLSSHYSQYLPPWGAWLCTAFIAALAIVAAQLLAHWVTGGVSMQSIHPGYLLPVVPGFFVASIGFSTVHAHSAAMAAFGIGAFFWLVIGTVVTVRLMTGGELPPAAKIGLSAYLAAPATANIAWMVSHPGPVGGVQLGLTGVLLIMALMQVMLLPEYRRLPFTQMFWVFTFPVAATSNYAIRWLATTDIPDREIYAWTVLGLATAFTLLIAARTALTAISPKSAAGKQVRSPLSSVGP from the coding sequence ATGATGACTGATACCGGTACCGATGTTGCGCTGACGCCTACATCTCAGGGTCGCGCCTTGTACCCGGCCACCCCTTCGGGAATGCCGGCTTTGAGCCGCTTCGGCATTCCCTTGGGGCTTGCCGGTCTCGGCGGCGGCTGGTCGGCGGCGAGGAGCTCTCTCGGATCCCCGATGTGGCCGGAGGAAATTCTTTACGGAGCAGCCAGCTCTCTGTGGCTGGTCCTGACCGCCGTCTACGTGTTCCGTGGCCTTCGCAGAAGAGGAGCATTCCGGGCCGACCTGAGACATGAACTGGCGGGGCCCTTTGCATCCTTCATCCCGCTGGTGGGGATCCTGCTTTCGTCGCACTACAGCCAGTATCTGCCGCCATGGGGCGCCTGGCTGTGCACGGCTTTCATTGCCGCCCTTGCCATCGTCGCTGCCCAGCTCCTCGCTCACTGGGTCACCGGCGGGGTATCCATGCAATCCATCCATCCCGGCTACTTGCTGCCCGTCGTGCCCGGATTCTTCGTTGCCAGCATCGGATTCTCAACCGTCCACGCCCATAGTGCGGCCATGGCCGCGTTTGGCATCGGCGCGTTCTTCTGGCTGGTCATAGGAACCGTCGTCACCGTGCGCCTGATGACCGGCGGCGAGCTGCCACCAGCTGCCAAGATCGGACTGTCCGCTTATCTGGCTGCGCCTGCAACGGCCAATATCGCCTGGATGGTGTCACATCCAGGACCCGTGGGGGGAGTGCAGCTCGGCCTAACAGGCGTGCTGTTGATCATGGCGCTGATGCAGGTCATGCTCCTCCCCGAGTACCGCAGGCTTCCCTTCACGCAAATGTTTTGGGTATTCACTTTTCCTGTTGCTGCCACCTCGAACTATGCCATCCGCTGGCTAGCGACAACCGATATCCCCGACCGGGAAATTTATGCCTGGACGGTTCTCGGCCTCGCAACAGCCTTTACCCTGTTGATTGCCGCGCGCACCGCCCTCACCGCCATTTCCCCAAAGTCAGCTGCAGGAAAGCAGGTCCGAAGCCCGCTTTCGAGTGTTGGCCCCTAG
- a CDS encoding PaaI family thioesterase produces MLAGRSALQPLGNVHGGLACTLLDTVLGCAAHSTLEAGIGYTSIDLAVKYLRPITLQKGALRAEGSVVKSGSRVIFTEGHLSTASGELLATATSTLLIFTHQPGALT; encoded by the coding sequence GTGCTGGCCGGGAGAAGCGCACTACAACCCCTCGGAAACGTGCACGGCGGGCTGGCCTGCACGCTCCTCGACACGGTGCTCGGCTGCGCAGCACACAGTACGCTGGAAGCAGGGATCGGCTACACCTCCATCGACCTGGCGGTCAAGTACCTTCGACCCATCACGCTCCAGAAGGGTGCTCTTCGCGCAGAGGGGTCAGTCGTGAAATCCGGCTCGCGCGTGATATTCACCGAAGGCCACCTCAGCACCGCCAGTGGAGAGCTCCTTGCCACGGCGACGAGCACGCTGCTCATCTTCACCCACCAACCGGGCGCCCTGACATGA
- a CDS encoding GNAT family N-acetyltransferase, whose product MSAEKLALNLEEVSFEDPRAARLRDLLNKELLARYATAEEPTLPAAARSALSVPAEDFVANVLVVTSFGHAIGHGALRLLDGEWEVKRVIVDPAARGLGAATQLMAGLEQIAAAAGARRVILQTGGKQPEAEALYRKIGYKQIPVYPPYNTAIPSSVCFEKELEG is encoded by the coding sequence GTGTCGGCTGAGAAGTTGGCTCTGAATCTGGAGGAAGTTAGTTTTGAAGATCCGCGTGCTGCCCGATTACGGGATCTGCTGAACAAGGAACTCCTCGCCCGGTATGCCACGGCGGAAGAGCCCACCCTTCCGGCCGCCGCCAGGTCTGCATTAAGCGTCCCGGCCGAAGACTTTGTCGCGAATGTCCTCGTTGTCACCTCCTTCGGGCACGCGATAGGGCACGGGGCACTTCGCCTGCTGGACGGGGAGTGGGAAGTCAAGCGTGTCATCGTTGACCCCGCAGCGCGTGGCCTCGGAGCCGCGACTCAACTCATGGCCGGACTGGAGCAAATCGCAGCCGCGGCTGGCGCCAGGCGGGTCATTCTTCAAACCGGCGGCAAACAACCAGAAGCAGAAGCCCTCTACCGAAAGATCGGCTACAAGCAAATACCGGTGTATCCGCCCTACAACACGGCCATACCGTCGTCAGTCTGCTTCGAGAAGGAACTTGAGGGTTGA